A stretch of DNA from Deltaproteobacteria bacterium:
TATCCAGTATGTAAACTGTAAAATCAAGGTTACACAGGATATAAGGAATTGTGCTGCTTGCGGAATGTGTGAGATAAAGGATTTGCTGGGTATTATGACTGAATTTGGCATAGATATATATGTCCTGACAGGCGGAACAATTGCCAGAAGAAAGGTGTATGAAAAAAGACCTGATGTTATTGTTGCTGTTGCATGTGAAAGGGATCTGACAAGCGGCATTCAGGATGCCTATCCGATACCTGTGATGGGTATAGTCAATAAAAGACCGCAGGGTTACTGCATAGGCACAGGTGTTGATGTCTCAATGGTGAGGGATGCGATAAGGGGTGTTATTGGCAGGGCTTAATCCCTTTAGTTTTTCTCTTATCTTTTGTAAATTTTCTTCATCTCCGCTTTTAGCATACAGAGCAATCATATGTGTATATATATGTGCAAGCGAGGAGGCATCTTCAGGCGGGGCAGCATTAAGTGCGTCTTTAAACACCTCTTCTGCTGTTTTAAAATCATTTTTGTATGTATATATGACACCTAGTGTATCTGAATAGATATATTTTCTGGAAGGGTCAAGTCTCGCAGCATCCTTTGCAAACCTCTCTGCAGTATTCAAGTCATGCCTGCCGTAAATGTAAAGCCATGCAAGGTTATTATAAAACATGCCATTTGACGGGGATTTCTCTATAGCGGACAGATAAGAACTTTCCGCCTCATCATAAGAACNNNNNNNNNNNNNNNNNNNNNACCTTTTTTAAGATAGATATTGCCAAGATTAAAATACGCAAGGGCATAGTTCGGGTCTTTTTGTATGGCCTTCTTATATTCAGAAACAGCAAGGTCATTCTCACCCTTTGACTCATAGATGACACCAATCTCCGCATGCCCTGATGCAGAGAGTGTATCTTGACCTATCTTTTCAGGAGGGGATACAAGTAATGTGCCGAATGATGTCTTTTCCCATGCACGGATCAGTTCTTTATAAGAGAATATCTTTTCCTCCTCTTTTCCTGAGTGTGCGATTATAAAACCTTTTTCATCATGGAACCCAACAACCACCATGTAATGATAAATCGGGTAAATATCAAGCCCGAGGTTTAACAGTAATATGAGCGGCATGTTTTTTGATACATTCATCTTTATATCATCAATGCTGCCGCTATAATATCTTGCGTGAAAGCCCTTTTCCCTTGCATACACCAAAAGGTCTGTATTAAGTGTGCCTTTGAGTTTCTTGAGATATATCCCTTTTGCAACCGCATCCTGCGATATTTTCATGCCGTAGAAATTCATGACCATTGCAAGAGAAGCCGGTCCGCAGTAGAATTCCTCCTGTGCAATAAATGGGACACCTGAAATATAATGCCCTTTTGAAGGACTACCTGCAATATCTCCTTTTATGATATTGCCATTTATCCTGTCTGCGCATCCGTAAATAAAAAAAAGGATGGCAGTAGTTATTGCCATCCTTTGGAATGCCATACCCTTCATATCCCTTGTGAGCCAAAGGCTCATGAGTGTTTCATTTTAGTACAACCTTATGTCCTGTAAGATTTAAGATAACAAGGACAAGAACAACTATAAGAAGAAGGGCTATTATAATGCCCACTCCACTGTCACCGCCGGCATAGATGCTGTTCAGTTGACTTGCAAATTGGTGCAGTTCGCTATCGGTTAATCTATCTATCCTTTTATCTATCTCATCCTTTGTGAGTCCAAGGGATGAGAGTTTTTGTGATACTGCCTTTGATTCCAATATCCTCTGGATAGTTGAGACATCACTTTGCCTGTCAAATACCCTTTCATCAGTCTGGGACGAAATTATAAATGCAAGGGACTGTCTGGGCAGACTTGCAATCAGAAAACACATAATTGCCAGATATAGAGCAAGCGGACGGATTAAAAAACATTGTCTAATGCCGATCATTTCATGCACCTCCCGATTGAGAATATGAGGTAAATATATAGAAGTATAAATTTTTTGTCAATAATAAACTGATCGGAAACTGATTGGAACCTATACCTTTTGGCAGGGATCAAACCCCTACAGGGTGTAAGAGGTATTTTCGGAGCATAGTGCCTCTATCTGTCTTTTTGCCTCATGCCTTGCCCAGATGTCTGCCTCAAGAATTTCATCAATCGTATCTGCACGAGATGGATTATGCCTGTTCATGGTATTTTCCACGATGCCGACAATATCTGTAAACCGTATCTCTTTTTTCAAAAATGCATCGACCGCTATTTCATCTGCTGCATTCATTACAGCAGGCATGGTGCCTCCCAATCGCAGCGATTCATATGCAAGTTTAAGGGCAGGGAATCTCTTAACATCAGGTTCAACGAATGTAAGACTGCCTAGTTTGCACAAGTTAAGCGGTGTGACACCTGCCTCAATCCTTTCTGGATATGCAAGGGCATATGATATAGGACACTTCATATCCGCAGAACCCATCTGTGCCAATATTCCTCCGTCAATATATTCTACCATAGAATGAATTATGCTCTGCGGATGGACATGAACCGCTATCCTTTCAGGTGGTATGTCAAAAAGCCATCTTGCCTCTATGACCTCTAACCCTTTATTCATAAGGGTTGCAGAATCAATGGTCACCTTTTGTCCCATCTGCCAGTTTGGGTGTTTTAATGCCTCGTCACAAGTAACTTTAGACAGTTTTCCCAAAGAGGTATTTAAAAAAGGTCCGCCAGAGGCTGTGAGTATAAGTCTTTTAATATCTCCTTTTTGATGTCCTATAATAGATTGGAATATGGCGCTATGCTCGCTGTCTATCGGGAGAAGGGTTGCCTTATTTTTTTTAACCGCCTCCATTACCAAAGCGCCTGCCATAACAAGGGTTTCTTTATTAGCAAGGGCAACATCCTTGCCAGCATTTATAGCAGCAAGTGTAGGGAGCAGTCCAGCAGCACCAACTATTGCTGAAACAACCAAGTCAACAAACTTAAATGTTGCAGCATATTCAAACCCATCCTCACCATACAGCACCCTGCATGACAGATTTTTACCGAGAGTCCCTGCAGTTTCTTTATCAATAACAGAGACAACTTCGGGCTTAAACTCATAAATCTGCCTTTTCAGTAAATCAATATTTCTGCCGGCAGTTAAAACAGCGACCCTGAATTTATCAGGATGCATTCTCACAATGTCAAGGGTGCTTCTGCCTATTGAGCCTGTTGAACCAAGTATTGAAAGAGTCTTCATAATAAACAAATTTAGGCTAAAGGCAAAAGGCTAGAGGCTAGAGGCAGGAGGCGCCATTAGCAACGAGCCTTCAGCCTATAATTATCAGATAATAGTAAAAAAATGGCAGCGGTATTATTATGCTGTCTATCCTGTCAAGGATGCCGCCGTGACCAGGGATGATGCTGCCAGAATCTTTTACACCTGCCCCTCTCTTTAGCATTGATTCAAAAAGGTCTCCCAGTTGGCATAAAACTCCTAAACTGACCGCCAGAAGAACAGTGGTTGATGCGCTCAACTCTTTGAGGAAGAAGGTATTAAAGACAATTGCTGTTATCACCCCGCCTGCAAGTCCGGCTGCTGCACCTTCCATAGTTTTGTTCGGGCTTATAACAGGTGCAAGTTTAGTCCTGCCAAAACCCTTTCCAGCAAAGAATGCAAATGTGTCATTCATCCATATTATAGAAAAGAGGAATAGTAACCACCAGCCGCCGTTTTCAAAAGTCCTTATGCCAATCGCATAGGAAAGAAACAAGCCTATATACAATACGCCCAAAACTGTTTTGCCTATCAAACCAGAAGCAGAGGTTATATCTCTATGACAAAAGAGTGCATATATGAAAACCATAAATATAACCGCCGGGACAAGAGGTAAAAATATTGAGTGTCCAAAGGCATACATCCCTATAGATGCTGACACAGATAGTCCTGTCCCAAATACCTTTAGTCCAAAATCTTTTTCAGAAAACAGTATATTAAAGTATTCCCATGCTGCGAGGATTGTTATGATTATTACCACCAAAGAGAAGTAAACAGGAAATGGATATAAAACCAGAAACACTAATACAGAGATACCTATTGCACCTGTTACAAGCCTTTTGAATAGTTCTGTAGGATTTTTCATTTGCGAGACAGAAGATTATAAATATATCTATTGTGCAAGTTTTAACCTTATCTGTTCTCTGGTAAGGCCGAACCTTCTCTCTCTCTTTTGATAATCTTGCAGTGCCTTTAGTAAATGACCCGGGGTAAAATCGGGCCAGAGGACTTCTGTAACATATATCTCCGCATATGCCACCTGCCAGAGAAGAAAGTTGCTTATCCTTATCTCACCGCTTGTCCTTATCAGGAGGTCGGGGTCTGGTATGTCGCAGGTGTAGAGATTTTGTGAAAAGACCTCTTCGGTTATGTCTTGAGGTGCAATCTTTCCCTCTGCCACATTTCCTGCCAATTTTCTTGCTGCTTCAATTATCTCCTGCCTGCCGCTGTAAGAAAGT
This window harbors:
- a CDS encoding tetratricopeptide repeat protein is translated as SYDEAESSYLSAIEKSPSNGMFYNNLAWLYIYGRHDLNTAERFAKDAARLDPSRKYIYSDTLGVIYTYKNDFKTAEEVFKDALNAAPPEDASSLAHIYTHMIALYAKSGDEENLQKIREKLKGLSPANNTPYRIPHH
- a CDS encoding PA2779 family protein, which produces MIGIRQCFLIRPLALYLAIMCFLIASLPRQSLAFIISSQTDERVFDRQSDVSTIQRILESKAVSQKLSSLGLTKDEIDKRIDRLTDSELHQFASQLNSIYAGGDSGVGIIIALLLIVVLVLVILNLTGHKVVLK
- a CDS encoding phosphatidate cytidylyltransferase, whose translation is MKNPTELFKRLVTGAIGISVLVFLVLYPFPVYFSLVVIIITILAAWEYFNILFSEKDFGLKVFGTGLSVSASIGMYAFGHSIFLPLVPAVIFMVFIYALFCHRDITSASGLIGKTVLGVLYIGLFLSYAIGIRTFENGGWWLLFLFSIIWMNDTFAFFAGKGFGRTKLAPVISPNKTMEGAAAGLAGGVITAIVFNTFFLKELSASTTVLLAVSLGVLCQLGDLFESMLKRGAGVKDSGSIIPGHGGILDRIDSIIIPLPFFYYYLIIIG
- a CDS encoding PA2778 family cysteine peptidase; protein product: MAFQRMAITTAILFFIYGCADRINGNIIKGDIAGSPSKGHYISGVPFIAQEEFYCGPASLAMVMNFYGMKISQDAVAKGIYLKKLKGTLNTDLLVYAREKGFHARYYSGSIDDIKMNVSKNMPLILLLNLGLDIYPIYHYMVVVGFHDEKGFIIAHSGKEEEKIFSYKELIRAWEKTSFGTLLVSPPEKIGQDTLSASGHAEIGVIYESKGENDLAVSEYKKAIQKDPNYALAYFNLGNIYLKKG
- a CDS encoding 1-deoxy-D-xylulose-5-phosphate reductoisomerase; translated protein: MKTLSILGSTGSIGRSTLDIVRMHPDKFRVAVLTAGRNIDLLKRQIYEFKPEVVSVIDKETAGTLGKNLSCRVLYGEDGFEYAATFKFVDLVVSAIVGAAGLLPTLAAINAGKDVALANKETLVMAGALVMEAVKKNKATLLPIDSEHSAIFQSIIGHQKGDIKRLILTASGGPFLNTSLGKLSKVTCDEALKHPNWQMGQKVTIDSATLMNKGLEVIEARWLFDIPPERIAVHVHPQSIIHSMVEYIDGGILAQMGSADMKCPISYALAYPERIEAGVTPLNLCKLGSLTFVEPDVKRFPALKLAYESLRLGGTMPAVMNAADEIAVDAFLKKEIRFTDIVGIVENTMNRHNPSRADTIDEILEADIWARHEAKRQIEALCSENTSYTL